A genome region from Nocardia sp. NBC_01730 includes the following:
- a CDS encoding PaaI family thioesterase, with the protein MNEQQAGPLPNEEHHEGGFRPMTELIAAHEAAQDADITRGGPHYGEFIEQIRGLMDRARLTCPSDELTVEAIGVLKELNDRLDDAVVDEWSTPTWTRFDLPARGNITLPPFFIDHADQDGVDARITFRTFHLGGNNAAHGGHVAIGFDDLLGMTAAVHTGAVTRTASLTVDYRAITPLNTELKVRAWVERREGRKVYVRATLHDGERLCAEANGLFIVLNPGQP; encoded by the coding sequence ATGAACGAACAGCAGGCCGGCCCGCTGCCGAACGAGGAGCATCACGAGGGCGGGTTCCGGCCGATGACGGAGCTGATCGCCGCGCACGAAGCCGCCCAGGACGCCGACATCACCCGCGGCGGGCCGCACTACGGCGAATTCATCGAGCAAATCCGCGGTCTGATGGACCGCGCCCGCCTGACCTGTCCGTCCGACGAACTGACGGTGGAGGCGATCGGCGTCCTGAAGGAGCTGAACGACCGGCTCGACGATGCGGTCGTGGACGAGTGGTCGACCCCCACCTGGACCCGCTTCGACCTGCCCGCACGCGGCAACATCACGCTGCCACCGTTCTTCATCGACCACGCGGACCAGGACGGCGTCGACGCCCGCATCACCTTCCGCACGTTCCACCTCGGCGGCAACAACGCCGCTCACGGTGGTCACGTGGCGATCGGCTTCGACGACCTGCTCGGCATGACGGCCGCGGTGCATACGGGCGCGGTGACCAGAACCGCCTCGCTCACCGTCGACTACCGTGCAATCACCCCGTTGAACACCGAGCTGAAGGTTCGTGCCTGGGTCGAACGACGGGAAGGGCGCAAGGTCTATGTCCGCGCCACGCTGCACGACGGCGAGCGTCTGTGCGCCGAAGCCAACGGGCTGTTCATCGTGCTCAACCCCGGCCAGCCCTGA
- a CDS encoding HAD family hydrolase: MGITAVVFDMDGVLIDSEPVWEKVRRAYVAEKGGQWLPDTQHRLMGMSTQEWSEYLSGELGVREPPETVARDVVARMSEHYDKAVPLLPGAVEAVQRISERWTLGLASSSPRALIDAVLGQTGLIEFFTVTFSTEEVDRGKPAPDVYLAVAAFLRRQPTDCAAVEDSSNGLRSAHAAGMRVIAAPRPEYPPAPDALALAAHVVDGLDELTPTLVDG, translated from the coding sequence ATGGGTATCACGGCGGTCGTCTTCGACATGGACGGTGTACTGATCGACTCCGAGCCGGTGTGGGAGAAGGTTCGGCGCGCCTACGTCGCGGAGAAGGGCGGGCAATGGCTGCCCGATACCCAGCACCGCCTGATGGGTATGAGCACCCAGGAATGGTCGGAGTACCTCAGCGGGGAACTCGGGGTCCGCGAGCCGCCGGAGACGGTGGCGCGTGACGTCGTCGCTCGGATGTCCGAGCACTACGACAAGGCCGTTCCGCTGCTGCCCGGCGCGGTCGAAGCGGTGCAGCGGATCAGCGAACGATGGACGCTCGGTCTGGCCAGCTCGTCGCCGCGCGCCCTGATCGACGCCGTGCTCGGGCAGACGGGTCTCATCGAGTTCTTCACCGTCACCTTCTCCACCGAGGAGGTCGACCGTGGCAAGCCCGCGCCCGATGTCTACCTGGCGGTCGCGGCCTTCCTGCGCAGGCAGCCCACCGACTGCGCCGCCGTGGAGGATTCGAGCAACGGCCTGCGCTCGGCCCATGCCGCGGGCATGCGCGTCATCGCCGCCCCGCGCCCGGAGTACCCACCCGCGCCCGACGCGCTGGCATTGGCCGCCCACGTGGTCGACGGCCTCGACGAATTGACCCCCACGCTGGTGGACGGTTGA
- a CDS encoding TetR/AcrR family transcriptional regulator: protein MAPPRKHDTDVILDAARTLVLADGPRAASVAAIAEASGAPVGTLYHRFGNRDGVLTAAWLRALRRFQDRTLAAAEDPDPVEAGVAMARAALRFGRELPGDAKLLLNLRPSDLLDTGPDEEFRGALARMNAPLIYQLRRIADALLGHDGDREIDAVSRAIVDLPYAALRRHAHAEPLPDWLDDDLTTAVRTLLTSYRP from the coding sequence ATGGCACCACCCCGCAAGCACGACACCGATGTGATCCTCGACGCAGCACGCACTCTGGTGCTCGCCGACGGCCCGCGCGCGGCCAGCGTCGCGGCCATCGCCGAAGCCAGCGGCGCACCGGTCGGCACGCTCTACCACCGCTTCGGTAACCGCGACGGCGTGCTGACCGCGGCCTGGTTGCGCGCGCTGCGGCGCTTCCAGGACCGCACCCTGGCGGCCGCCGAGGACCCGGATCCGGTCGAGGCCGGCGTCGCGATGGCGCGCGCCGCCCTGCGGTTCGGGCGCGAATTGCCCGGCGACGCAAAGCTTCTGCTCAACCTGCGCCCCAGCGATTTGCTCGACACCGGCCCCGACGAGGAGTTCCGCGGCGCCCTGGCGCGGATGAACGCACCGCTGATCTATCAACTGCGCCGTATCGCGGACGCGCTCTTGGGCCACGACGGCGACCGCGAAATCGACGCCGTCAGCCGCGCGATCGTGGACCTTCCCTACGCCGCGCTGCGCCGCCACGCCCACGCCGAGCCCCTGCCCGACTGGCTCGACGACGACCTCACCACCGCCGTCCGAACCCTCCTGACCTCTTACCGTCCCTGA
- a CDS encoding YbaB/EbfC family nucleoid-associated protein gives MDAVSKARLADVVDAVRAGMDSIAVAQRRRAELTATGSAGGGRVSVSVNADGVVIDVRFGDDVGELSYGEIAAATLCAAQDAAARVREATVELLRGVQEDQARMPKISEFLPGMPDVLEMLPEAPEVSVAPLGSAARRGSGAAEGSTEFTDVQESGPGSGVTNSAW, from the coding sequence ATGGATGCGGTGTCGAAGGCGCGGTTGGCTGATGTGGTGGACGCTGTGCGGGCGGGTATGGATTCGATTGCGGTGGCGCAGCGGCGGCGGGCTGAGTTGACGGCGACGGGTTCGGCGGGGGGTGGGCGTGTGTCGGTGTCGGTGAATGCCGATGGTGTCGTGATCGATGTTCGGTTCGGTGACGATGTGGGTGAGCTGTCGTATGGGGAGATCGCGGCGGCGACGTTGTGTGCTGCGCAGGATGCTGCGGCTCGGGTGCGGGAGGCGACGGTGGAGTTGTTGAGGGGAGTTCAGGAGGATCAGGCGCGGATGCCGAAGATTTCGGAGTTTCTTCCGGGGATGCCCGATGTGTTGGAGATGTTGCCTGAGGCGCCGGAGGTGTCGGTGGCGCCGTTGGGTTCGGCGGCTCGGAGGGGGTCGGGTGCGGCGGAGGGGTCGACAGAGTTCACTGATGTGCAGGAGAGTGGCCCGGGGTCGGGTGTGACGAACTCGGCGTGGTGA
- a CDS encoding LuxR C-terminal-related transcriptional regulator, translated as MDRSAAEARQGLDGGVGVRDTSAFVSHGALAEKFASAGVEYRRPGAGEAPSTGGEVPVLGGVEQLHYGREVLGLEGIFPVTGDGVALGKVGLGTQAWAEAAGGDWHPGSGHRQGLESLDAAAGRVRDSGGVFLGLVEGAGSVRSVTYFSHPDRRGVVVVREWNGEKAFEYLYERGQEQPVGDRVYGIFYGADGCAVRPLGLGEKPLGKAGVEHPYARKTGPSPQAAGSARPSKTVRIELGEQDAPAPHRRAGVGGPRGDGSSGSPTGNGVAGTGLPKGADPMPAAVDRGSVDMGRLLRSWAQHPVATTWRGENTSVVFCPDFPAPGATAGEHSSAAGQLFDQGFRAGADTGGLVYTLESLSAAIQFGTERIYVIDAPGGFRQHGASVDGHTLIVFPGGIHPAFIVGYLQLDPESPDQPFFVVNPGYNPRRSPLADTTTDTGGEPTDNQLPLAARAASKAAMGEPCVAEESGVVTLQSKKTGRRLFRSSMGDMNPDKFPEGPQRHRAAQFIDEISRVPGGANYAGRYDEYSDLHIARLEKLRDEFLLHIAELEELGDTFLVPTHRADDTSEPVDQDVSPENTPTDTAAHRVEAGAHRAGANTLELTDDSTTAAAERHQPLAVPGHTRAQANPGGNSAQPTPATDGALNSRGGSRRRRRRQPVKGPMAHNRGAALNLPPQRMRAAMAGVGYMPGQPQPGVEFFMNSQLPGDFRVSAATAPVPPRNEPTTPKDPHTVPEPEVGRKGGRYSDGSLSDGSFSDGSSSAGKLSDGSLSDGSLSGTEPADNVGVVQPAPTPVRRAPEEQAAQRSPGISPPGSRNDRGEQRGSRLGDGTRHQERPSGYQGTSEDPSKFNTFNARLSPDTWAFGSAGAVFGDPAGVADVLAAIGGGRAAGGYGPVADPFRGRFDPGRVAMSGANRGPDPEPVRGRRDSSAAGPSDRAGDGSMPRVGLGEHEPDPGQTASLNSGFVDPSSRSNTEPLVPQLDSSEGGLPSRIESADNGRESHRLPGISEFRATLCAILVAGPEGRDLHQVLATATRRRMLAALGELTPEQRNILQRLQSEQPVDQIARELDLSPDTVISSANRATTRIIAIANDPDERHRLDTRVQALAKANPSQLSNALRKLGREQKQVVLGLCRDRTTPPEIAEVLGYDDVSTIRLIAFGAAQRMAIEIAGPDASTATEPAQRTGTPSGSDELTDEWKGRTQRSHKEDRLRELERKTAAFAQIDGAIEPLTHVLRRLEELFPTPVRRVPTAESPRDRSLSDHEVELLCLMAKGRPDRAIAEIFNISEKTVKSRFARIEAALGTHGRAPTAVAAVRQGILDIPEPARPSETGELVGREIEVLRLMAAGLSRGDIAGRQRRSLSSVQRDVVHAAEKLGTEGRIPTILEALRLGILDPTTVEILALVADGKTNSEIAEELILTEVAVRSRLHRIGRRLGTGDRAGMVAIAIRSGILPADGSIAAPSGQLSAREVGVLSHVSDGKSNSEIAEELSLSASTVENHMYRIGRKLGTSQRAGMVAIALRAGILPMAQPAPATPDASETATVAQPDAEPGPAASVAEHRFVEWARARLVHEPARPGQSLTEYAEMYHLEMTQVNRWLAGAGLEASGFDAVPTMRFPSPGDSDSAIWLADVRGYLWVDPALMDELVDAPPGTWEAVERGSGELDIAHLRALLRRIPGAREEYLAAARYCPGLLTRRGEPFYPEGYRHVGQYIRFRREYEGLTRTVLVDSTGKSLETVRKWEIGATTPSKEAVQSVLEAVPLSRGVTVTYDELSETYLDLPRNLLLFPDPRTADSFGEYLRHFRRRNNLNRNQAAKIFGVEIKSVSSYEDGSARVSEVQLLKIVDRVVHLFDDAPCRSELWNNLAEAWGYDYRIGPNGETLPDPARYDSVNDWVLAARLYHRITRNALYERIGMSQSWLGGVEGGRSKPRVISLRKLRDSLDIPNDTLAAVLRRFYTYPAAVPGDAAEEQLFWHLIATRPGSEQEKEIKRRIFTGYVWVAEAVASRWARSFPRDQRDDLEQLAVEAILRAIPGFVPPGKFTPLAWTSAHYALMQAYYERMYPGDRRTRDQLIRVNTYINRRRDATGTRPDDAEIAQALDLDRAAIVELRRLLELRTRSKDAPVGDRPGSPTLDFADPDAQPVEEEADLTGSPFTDPEFLGRLREALSELPEPDLAEHVMVLHFLDGYAPDEVGERLRITPDAVGRLIAEVCERVREVFGGDLA; from the coding sequence GTGGACCGGAGCGCGGCAGAGGCGCGGCAGGGGCTGGACGGTGGGGTCGGGGTGCGGGATACCTCGGCGTTCGTCTCGCATGGGGCGTTGGCCGAGAAGTTCGCTTCTGCCGGGGTGGAGTATCGGCGTCCCGGCGCGGGGGAGGCGCCCTCGACGGGGGGTGAGGTGCCGGTGCTGGGAGGTGTGGAGCAGTTGCATTACGGCAGGGAGGTGTTGGGTCTCGAGGGGATTTTTCCGGTGACCGGTGACGGGGTCGCGCTCGGGAAGGTGGGGTTGGGGACACAGGCATGGGCGGAAGCTGCCGGTGGCGATTGGCATCCTGGTTCCGGGCATCGCCAGGGCTTGGAATCGTTGGATGCGGCCGCCGGCCGGGTGCGGGATTCGGGTGGGGTGTTCCTCGGGCTGGTGGAGGGAGCGGGGAGTGTGCGTTCGGTGACATATTTCTCGCATCCGGATCGCCGAGGTGTGGTGGTGGTGCGTGAGTGGAACGGGGAGAAGGCGTTCGAGTACCTGTATGAGAGGGGGCAGGAGCAGCCTGTCGGGGACAGGGTGTACGGGATCTTTTATGGCGCTGACGGGTGTGCAGTGCGTCCGTTGGGGTTGGGGGAAAAGCCGTTGGGGAAGGCGGGTGTGGAGCACCCGTATGCCCGCAAGACAGGTCCTTCCCCTCAGGCGGCGGGGTCGGCCCGGCCGTCGAAGACTGTGCGGATCGAGTTGGGGGAGCAGGACGCACCGGCGCCGCATCGGCGGGCGGGTGTCGGTGGGCCCCGCGGCGACGGCAGCTCCGGCTCGCCGACAGGCAACGGGGTCGCCGGGACCGGACTGCCCAAGGGGGCTGATCCGATGCCTGCCGCCGTGGATCGGGGCAGTGTCGATATGGGTCGGCTGCTGCGCAGCTGGGCGCAACACCCCGTAGCGACGACATGGCGGGGCGAGAACACCAGCGTGGTGTTCTGCCCGGACTTCCCCGCCCCGGGTGCCACCGCGGGCGAACATTCCTCCGCCGCCGGTCAACTGTTCGACCAGGGTTTCCGCGCAGGGGCGGACACCGGCGGACTGGTCTACACCCTCGAATCTTTGAGTGCGGCCATACAATTCGGTACCGAACGTATCTATGTCATCGACGCCCCTGGCGGGTTCCGCCAGCACGGCGCGAGTGTGGACGGACACACGCTGATCGTCTTCCCCGGAGGAATACACCCAGCCTTCATCGTCGGCTACCTCCAACTCGACCCCGAATCACCAGACCAGCCGTTTTTCGTCGTGAACCCCGGCTACAACCCCCGCCGCTCCCCGCTCGCGGACACCACCACCGATACCGGCGGAGAACCCACCGACAATCAACTGCCGCTTGCGGCCCGCGCCGCGAGTAAGGCGGCGATGGGGGAACCATGCGTGGCAGAGGAATCGGGGGTCGTGACCCTGCAGAGCAAGAAGACGGGTAGACGTCTGTTCCGCAGCTCGATGGGGGATATGAATCCCGACAAGTTCCCGGAAGGACCGCAGCGTCATCGGGCCGCACAGTTCATCGACGAAATCAGCCGTGTGCCGGGCGGGGCGAACTACGCAGGTAGATACGACGAATACAGCGACCTGCATATCGCTCGACTCGAAAAACTACGGGACGAATTCCTCCTGCATATCGCCGAACTCGAAGAATTAGGCGACACGTTCCTCGTCCCGACCCACCGCGCGGATGACACATCGGAACCGGTGGATCAAGACGTTTCACCGGAGAACACGCCCACCGACACGGCAGCGCACCGTGTCGAGGCGGGTGCGCATCGCGCCGGCGCAAACACCCTCGAACTCACCGACGACAGCACGACCGCCGCTGCTGAACGACATCAGCCACTGGCGGTGCCGGGCCACACCCGCGCACAGGCGAACCCGGGCGGCAACAGCGCGCAGCCGACACCCGCCACAGATGGCGCTCTGAATAGCCGTGGTGGCAGTCGGCGACGCCGGCGTCGCCAACCGGTGAAAGGGCCGATGGCCCATAACCGGGGCGCCGCGCTGAATCTTCCCCCGCAGCGGATGCGCGCCGCCATGGCCGGGGTCGGGTACATGCCCGGGCAGCCCCAACCCGGGGTGGAGTTCTTCATGAACAGCCAACTACCCGGAGACTTCCGTGTCTCGGCGGCCACCGCACCCGTGCCCCCGCGCAACGAACCCACCACCCCGAAAGACCCACACACGGTGCCCGAACCGGAAGTAGGCCGCAAAGGCGGACGGTACTCGGACGGGTCGCTATCCGACGGATCATTCTCCGACGGATCTTCCTCAGCAGGAAAGCTGTCGGACGGGTCTTTGTCCGACGGCTCGCTCTCAGGCACTGAACCGGCCGACAACGTCGGTGTCGTGCAGCCGGCCCCGACACCTGTCCGACGGGCGCCGGAAGAGCAGGCGGCACAACGGTCGCCGGGCATTTCTCCTCCCGGATCGCGGAATGATCGTGGAGAACAACGCGGATCGCGTCTCGGTGATGGCACTCGGCACCAAGAGCGGCCGAGTGGCTACCAGGGCACCTCCGAAGATCCGTCGAAGTTCAACACTTTCAACGCACGGTTGAGCCCGGACACGTGGGCTTTCGGGTCGGCCGGTGCGGTGTTTGGCGACCCGGCTGGTGTCGCGGATGTGCTGGCGGCTATCGGCGGCGGGCGGGCGGCGGGTGGCTACGGTCCGGTGGCGGATCCGTTCAGGGGACGGTTCGACCCGGGCAGGGTGGCAATGTCCGGGGCAAACCGCGGGCCCGATCCCGAGCCTGTCCGGGGTCGCCGCGATTCTTCGGCGGCCGGGCCCAGCGACCGAGCGGGTGACGGGTCCATGCCTCGGGTCGGGTTGGGGGAGCACGAACCAGACCCGGGTCAGACCGCATCCCTCAACAGCGGGTTCGTGGACCCGAGTTCGCGCAGCAACACCGAACCGCTTGTGCCGCAACTCGACTCCTCCGAAGGTGGTCTGCCGTCCCGGATAGAATCGGCCGACAACGGACGTGAATCCCATCGGCTTCCCGGGATTTCCGAGTTCCGTGCCACGCTATGCGCCATTCTGGTGGCGGGACCGGAAGGGCGTGACCTGCACCAGGTACTCGCAACGGCCACCCGCCGGCGAATGCTTGCTGCTCTTGGTGAACTCACTCCCGAGCAGCGGAATATCTTGCAGCGCCTGCAATCGGAGCAGCCGGTCGACCAGATAGCACGAGAGCTGGACCTCAGCCCGGACACAGTCATCAGCTCGGCGAACCGTGCCACCACACGCATCATCGCCATCGCCAACGACCCCGACGAACGCCATAGACTGGACACGCGGGTACAGGCATTGGCCAAAGCGAATCCGTCGCAACTATCGAATGCACTACGCAAACTGGGGAGGGAACAAAAACAGGTTGTCCTCGGCCTCTGCCGAGATCGGACGACGCCCCCCGAGATCGCGGAAGTACTCGGATATGACGACGTGTCCACGATCAGACTTATTGCATTCGGCGCTGCCCAACGAATGGCCATAGAGATCGCCGGACCAGACGCGAGCACCGCGACGGAACCAGCTCAGCGCACGGGCACGCCCTCCGGTAGTGACGAACTCACCGACGAATGGAAAGGCCGCACCCAGCGGTCGCACAAGGAAGACCGTCTCCGCGAACTGGAGCGCAAGACCGCCGCTTTCGCCCAAATCGACGGAGCGATCGAACCACTCACCCACGTCCTACGACGGCTGGAGGAACTGTTCCCCACCCCCGTTCGGCGCGTCCCGACAGCGGAATCTCCACGCGACCGTTCGTTGTCCGACCATGAGGTCGAGTTGCTCTGTTTGATGGCAAAAGGCCGACCGGACAGGGCAATTGCGGAAATCTTCAATATATCCGAGAAGACCGTGAAGAGCCGATTCGCTCGTATCGAGGCGGCGCTCGGTACTCATGGCCGGGCGCCGACAGCGGTCGCGGCGGTACGCCAGGGAATTCTTGACATCCCCGAGCCCGCTCGACCGTCGGAGACCGGCGAGCTGGTCGGCCGCGAGATCGAGGTGCTCCGCTTGATGGCCGCAGGTTTGTCCCGCGGCGACATCGCCGGCAGGCAGCGGCGCTCGTTGAGTTCCGTACAGCGAGACGTGGTGCATGCGGCCGAGAAGCTGGGCACCGAAGGCCGGATCCCCACGATCCTCGAAGCGCTGCGCTTGGGAATTCTCGACCCAACGACGGTCGAAATACTCGCACTCGTCGCCGACGGCAAGACGAACTCGGAAATAGCGGAAGAACTCATCCTTACCGAAGTCGCCGTCAGGTCCCGCCTGCACCGCATCGGCCGCAGGCTCGGCACCGGTGATCGAGCTGGAATGGTAGCGATCGCGATTCGTTCCGGAATCCTCCCCGCCGATGGCTCCATTGCCGCTCCCAGCGGCCAGTTGAGCGCCCGTGAGGTCGGGGTTCTCAGCCATGTCTCGGACGGCAAGTCGAACTCCGAAATCGCAGAAGAGCTTTCCCTTTCGGCAAGCACCGTCGAGAACCACATGTACCGCATCGGCCGCAAGCTGGGCACCAGCCAGCGAGCGGGAATGGTGGCGATAGCACTGCGTGCGGGCATACTCCCGATGGCCCAGCCGGCTCCCGCCACGCCCGATGCGTCCGAGACGGCGACGGTCGCGCAGCCGGACGCCGAGCCCGGACCTGCGGCTTCGGTGGCGGAGCACCGGTTTGTGGAGTGGGCTCGGGCGCGGCTGGTGCACGAGCCCGCGCGGCCGGGGCAGAGTCTGACCGAGTACGCCGAGATGTACCACCTGGAGATGACGCAGGTGAATCGGTGGCTGGCTGGTGCGGGACTCGAGGCGAGCGGTTTCGATGCCGTGCCGACGATGAGGTTCCCGAGTCCCGGTGACAGTGACTCGGCGATCTGGCTGGCCGATGTTCGCGGGTATTTGTGGGTCGATCCAGCGCTGATGGACGAGCTGGTGGACGCCCCGCCCGGAACGTGGGAGGCGGTCGAACGCGGGTCGGGCGAACTGGACATCGCGCACCTGCGAGCGCTGCTTCGACGGATACCTGGTGCCCGCGAGGAATACCTGGCCGCGGCGCGGTACTGCCCTGGTCTGCTTACGAGACGCGGAGAGCCGTTCTATCCGGAAGGCTACCGGCACGTCGGCCAGTACATCCGATTCCGCCGAGAATATGAGGGGTTGACACGGACAGTTTTGGTGGATTCCACTGGCAAGTCCCTAGAGACTGTCCGAAAATGGGAGATCGGGGCTACCACCCCTTCGAAAGAAGCTGTTCAATCCGTCCTCGAAGCAGTGCCGCTGTCCCGTGGCGTGACCGTGACGTATGACGAGCTCTCCGAGACCTATCTCGATCTGCCGAGGAACTTACTATTGTTCCCGGATCCCAGGACAGCTGACTCATTCGGAGAGTACTTACGCCACTTCCGGCGCAGGAACAATCTCAATCGCAATCAGGCCGCAAAAATCTTTGGAGTAGAAATAAAATCCGTATCCAGCTACGAAGACGGTAGTGCCCGGGTGTCCGAGGTTCAATTACTCAAAATTGTCGATCGTGTTGTGCACCTTTTCGATGATGCCCCATGCCGGTCGGAACTGTGGAACAACCTGGCCGAGGCGTGGGGATACGACTATCGAATCGGCCCGAACGGGGAAACGCTGCCCGACCCCGCTCGCTATGATTCAGTCAACGACTGGGTGCTGGCGGCGCGGCTATACCACAGGATAACCCGGAACGCACTTTATGAACGGATCGGAATGTCGCAGAGTTGGTTGGGTGGCGTGGAGGGCGGTAGATCGAAACCCCGTGTTATTTCTCTCCGAAAGCTCCGGGACTCCTTGGATATACCGAACGATACACTTGCAGCGGTTTTGCGGCGCTTCTACACATACCCCGCAGCCGTGCCCGGTGACGCAGCCGAGGAGCAGTTGTTCTGGCATCTGATCGCCACCCGCCCAGGGTCGGAGCAGGAGAAGGAGATCAAAAGGCGGATCTTCACAGGATACGTATGGGTTGCAGAGGCAGTGGCCTCCCGCTGGGCGAGATCTTTCCCACGCGATCAGCGTGACGACCTCGAACAATTAGCCGTCGAGGCGATTTTGCGGGCCATTCCGGGGTTCGTCCCGCCCGGAAAGTTCACACCACTCGCGTGGACGTCCGCCCACTACGCGCTGATGCAGGCATATTACGAGCGCATGTACCCAGGAGACCGGAGAACGCGGGATCAGCTCATACGCGTCAACACGTACATCAATCGGCGTCGCGATGCGACAGGGACACGGCCCGACGATGCCGAGATCGCGCAGGCACTCGACCTCGACCGGGCGGCGATTGTCGAACTGCGAAGGTTGCTCGAGCTGCGGACCCGCTCGAAGGACGCTCCGGTCGGCGATAGGCCGGGATCACCCACGCTCGACTTCGCCGACCCGGACGCGCAGCCGGTGGAGGAGGAAGCCGACCTGACCGGGTCACCGTTCACCGACCCGGAGTTTCTGGGGCGGCTGCGGGAGGCGCTGTCGGAGCTGCCGGAACCGGACCTGGCCGAGCATGTGATGGTGCTGCACTTCCTCGATGGATACGCCCCTGACGAAGTTGGCGAGCGGTTGCGGATCACGCCGGACGCCGTCGGGCGACTTATCGCCGAGGTGTGCGAAAGAGTCAGGGAGGTCTTCGGCGGCGACTTGGCCTAG
- a CDS encoding mycothiol transferase — MYVHMIEEYARHNGHADLLRERIDGVTGA, encoded by the coding sequence GTGTACGTGCACATGATCGAGGAGTACGCCCGGCACAACGGACACGCGGATCTGTTGCGCGAGCGGATCGACGGCGTCACCGGCGCCTGA
- a CDS encoding mycothiol transferase, with protein sequence MLQKLQAWLDHHRDTLLCKCAGLDGDQLRKQAVEPSTMSLLGLGRHMTEVERGWFRRAAAGQELDYVYCSEDNPDGDFGDVDDADPEAMFAAFRNEIADAGVPLDHPSATAGGMPTTTCAGCTCT encoded by the coding sequence GTGCTCCAGAAGCTGCAGGCATGGCTCGATCACCACCGCGACACACTGCTGTGCAAGTGCGCCGGGCTGGACGGCGACCAACTGCGCAAGCAGGCCGTCGAGCCCTCGACCATGTCGCTGCTCGGCCTCGGACGACACATGACCGAGGTCGAACGCGGGTGGTTCCGCCGAGCCGCTGCGGGCCAGGAACTGGACTACGTCTACTGCTCCGAGGACAACCCGGACGGCGACTTCGGCGACGTAGACGACGCCGATCCGGAGGCGATGTTCGCCGCCTTCCGCAACGAGATCGCCGACGCCGGCGTGCCGCTGGACCATCCTTCCGCCACCGCTGGCGGGATGCCGACTACAACCTGCGCTGGGTGTACGTGCACATGA
- a CDS encoding SDR family NAD(P)-dependent oxidoreductase: MAAFQPTTDITETEFDRVVDINFKGVFFTIQKTLPLLTDHAAIVINASWTLHRGLPGASLYSATKAAVHNLAQTLAAELAPKGIRVNSVSPGYIETPSYRDNVSAEAQTAAVAAVAAGRLGTAEDVADAVAFLASREASYINGQDLLIDGGLIAAVPERMV, encoded by the coding sequence ATCGCCGCATTCCAACCGACCACCGACATCACCGAAACCGAATTCGACCGCGTCGTCGACATCAACTTCAAAGGCGTCTTCTTCACCATCCAAAAGACCCTCCCCCTGCTGACCGACCACGCGGCGATCGTGATCAACGCGTCCTGGACGCTGCACCGCGGCCTGCCCGGCGCCTCCCTCTACTCGGCGACCAAAGCAGCCGTGCACAATCTGGCGCAGACTCTCGCGGCCGAGCTGGCGCCCAAGGGAATTCGAGTCAACTCTGTGAGCCCGGGCTACATCGAAACCCCGTCATACCGCGACAACGTCTCCGCCGAAGCACAAACCGCGGCCGTCGCCGCGGTGGCCGCCGGTCGGCTCGGCACCGCCGAGGACGTCGCTGACGCGGTCGCCTTTCTAGCTTCCCGCGAAGCGTCCTACATCAACGGACAGGACCTCCTGATCGATGGCGGCCTGATCGCCGCCGTCCCCGAGCGGATGGTGTAG
- a CDS encoding adenosine-specific kinase gives MELTAVQIDKPDDLNVIIGQAHFIKTVEDLHEALVGVGPHLRFGLAFCEASGPCLVRRSGNDDDLVELATKNAVAVGAGHSFIVFLREGYPVNVLNAVKHVPEVCGIFCATANPVEVLIAETELGRGIVGVVDGTAPLGVENADDQADRRQLLRQIGYKL, from the coding sequence GTGGAGTTGACAGCCGTGCAAATCGACAAACCGGACGATCTCAACGTCATCATCGGGCAGGCCCACTTCATCAAGACCGTCGAGGACCTGCACGAGGCGCTGGTCGGGGTCGGTCCTCACCTGCGGTTCGGACTCGCATTCTGTGAAGCATCCGGGCCGTGCCTGGTCCGCCGCTCCGGCAACGACGACGATCTGGTCGAGCTCGCAACGAAAAACGCAGTCGCGGTAGGCGCGGGACACTCGTTCATCGTCTTCCTCCGCGAGGGATATCCGGTCAATGTGCTCAATGCGGTCAAGCACGTTCCGGAAGTCTGCGGAATCTTCTGTGCCACAGCCAATCCCGTAGAAGTATTGATTGCCGAAACCGAGCTCGGTAGGGGGATCGTCGGCGTGGTCGACGGGACCGCGCCGCTGGGCGTAGAAAATGCCGACGACCAGGCAGACCGTAGACAGCTACTGCGCCAGATCGGTTACAAGTTGTAG